One stretch of Rhodoferax lithotrophicus DNA includes these proteins:
- a CDS encoding hydantoinase/oxoprolinase family protein, with the protein MQVQSSPVQVMGIDAGGTMTDTFFVREDGSFVVGKAQSNPGDESQAIYESSIDALSEWNRQVDDVFPELLTCVYSGTAMLNRVVQRKGLDVGLMCNRGFEDIHSMGRAIQSYLGYALEERIHLNCHRYDEPLVPLSRTRGVTERTDVQGQVVIPLREDEVRVATRELVARGSKAIVISLLQSHKNEHSELRARDLCREELKKMGVDIPVFATVDYYPSRKETHRTNTTILEAYAAEPSRATLKKVSDRFKKHGAKFDLRVMATHGGTIGWKAKELARTIVSGPIGGVIGSKFLGEKLGYDNIACSDIGGTSFDMAIITKGNFAIQSDPDMARLVLSLPLVAMDSVGAGAGSFIRIDPYSKAIKLGPDSAGYRVGMCWADSGLDTVSVSDCHVVLGYLNPDNFLGGAIKLDVERARKYLKEQIADPLGLTVEDAAAGVIELLDLNLREYMRSVISAKGYNPADFVCFSYGGAGPVHTYGYTEGLGFKDVVVPAWAAGFSAFGCACAEYEYRYDKSVDVGVGPNATDDEKIAACQTLTEAWAELSAKVIEEFVINGFKPQDVLLRPGYRMQFMGQLNDLEISSPIASASTLADWNKMVKAFDDTYARVYASSASSPELGFGVTGAIMRGSVISSKPELPEEPDAGPVPPASAKIGSRPFYRHKKWWDAQIWSMEALKAGNRVVGPAIVESPSTTFIVPFGFETYCDAHRLFHLKEVK; encoded by the coding sequence ATGCAAGTTCAAAGTTCACCCGTCCAGGTGATGGGCATTGATGCCGGGGGCACGATGACCGACACCTTTTTTGTCAGGGAGGACGGCTCGTTTGTCGTCGGCAAGGCGCAAAGTAATCCCGGCGATGAATCACAAGCCATTTATGAGTCGTCGATTGACGCACTGTCGGAATGGAACCGTCAGGTGGATGACGTTTTCCCCGAGCTTCTAACCTGTGTGTATTCAGGCACCGCCATGCTGAACCGCGTGGTGCAGCGCAAGGGGCTCGATGTGGGTCTGATGTGCAACCGGGGTTTTGAAGACATCCACTCCATGGGTCGTGCCATTCAGAGTTACCTGGGCTATGCGCTGGAAGAGCGTATCCACCTGAACTGCCACCGCTACGATGAGCCGTTGGTACCGCTGTCTCGCACCCGTGGTGTGACTGAGCGTACCGATGTGCAAGGCCAGGTGGTGATCCCGCTGCGTGAAGATGAAGTGCGCGTGGCCACACGTGAACTGGTGGCGCGGGGCTCCAAGGCCATTGTCATCAGCCTGCTGCAATCCCACAAGAACGAACACAGCGAATTGCGGGCGCGGGATCTGTGTCGCGAAGAACTCAAAAAAATGGGCGTGGACATTCCGGTGTTTGCCACGGTGGACTACTACCCTTCGCGCAAGGAAACCCACCGCACCAACACCACCATTCTGGAAGCCTATGCGGCAGAGCCCTCTCGTGCCACACTGAAAAAGGTCAGTGACCGCTTCAAGAAACACGGCGCCAAGTTCGACTTGCGGGTCATGGCCACCCACGGCGGCACCATTGGCTGGAAAGCCAAAGAGCTGGCACGTACCATTGTGTCGGGTCCGATTGGCGGCGTGATTGGCTCCAAGTTTTTGGGTGAAAAACTCGGTTACGACAACATCGCGTGCAGCGACATTGGCGGCACCAGTTTTGACATGGCCATCATCACCAAAGGCAACTTTGCCATTCAGTCCGACCCCGACATGGCACGGCTGGTGTTGTCTTTGCCCCTGGTGGCGATGGATTCGGTGGGTGCGGGGGCGGGCAGTTTCATCCGTATTGATCCGTACAGCAAGGCCATCAAGCTCGGGCCTGACAGCGCCGGGTATCGGGTGGGTATGTGTTGGGCCGACAGTGGGTTGGACACCGTCTCCGTCTCGGACTGTCATGTGGTGCTGGGTTACCTGAATCCGGACAACTTTTTGGGCGGTGCGATCAAGCTTGACGTGGAACGGGCACGCAAATACCTCAAGGAGCAAATCGCCGACCCGCTGGGTTTGACGGTAGAAGATGCTGCCGCAGGCGTGATCGAACTGCTGGACTTGAACCTGCGTGAATACATGCGTTCGGTGATCAGCGCCAAGGGCTACAACCCGGCGGACTTTGTCTGCTTCTCTTACGGCGGGGCCGGGCCAGTTCACACCTATGGCTACACCGAAGGTCTGGGCTTCAAGGACGTGGTGGTGCCCGCCTGGGCCGCCGGGTTCTCGGCCTTCGGCTGCGCCTGTGCCGAGTACGAGTACCGTTACGACAAGAGTGTCGATGTCGGTGTGGGTCCCAACGCCACTGACGACGAAAAAATTGCGGCCTGCCAGACCCTGACCGAGGCATGGGCGGAACTGTCGGCCAAGGTGATTGAAGAGTTTGTCATCAACGGCTTCAAGCCGCAGGATGTCTTGTTGCGCCCTGGTTATCGCATGCAGTTCATGGGGCAACTCAACGACCTTGAAATCAGCTCCCCCATCGCCAGCGCCTCGACCCTGGCCGACTGGAACAAGATGGTCAAGGCCTTTGACGACACCTATGCACGGGTCTACGCCTCATCCGCCAGTTCACCTGAATTGGGTTTTGGTGTCACCGGCGCGATCATGCGTGGCAGTGTGATTTCTTCCAAGCCGGAGCTTCCCGAAGAGCCCGATGCAGGCCCGGTGCCACCGGCATCCGCCAAGATTGGCAG